One genomic segment of Primulina tabacum isolate GXHZ01 chromosome 9, ASM2559414v2, whole genome shotgun sequence includes these proteins:
- the LOC142555673 gene encoding DEAD-box ATP-dependent RNA helicase 8-like, producing MNHNNTRGWYPPGIGNGRGGGTLNPNPNFQNRNPHYSQQQPPYPQRTGQNQQPQQWMRRNASASTVPDEIENTVQAEAIGSTSRDWKAQLMIPPPDTRYKTEDVTATKGNEFEDYFLKRELLMGIYEKGFERPSPIQEESIPIALTGSDILARAKNGTGKTAAFCIPALEKIDPDNNVIQAVMLVPTRELALQTSQVCKELGKHLEIQVMVTTGGTSLRDDIMRLYQPVHLLVGTPGRIVDLTKKGICILKDCLMLVMDEADKLLSPEFQPSIEQLITFLPRNRQILMYSATFPVTVKDFKDRYLHKPYVINLMDELTLKGITQYYAFVEERQKVHCLNTLFSKLQINQSIIFCNSVNRVELLAKKITELGYSCFYIHAKMLQDHRNRVFHDFRNGACRNLVCTDLFTRGIDIQAVNVVINFDFPKNSETYLHRVGRSGRFGHLGLAVSLITYEDCFKLYRIEQELGTEIKQIPPFIDQAVYCQ from the exons ATGAATCACAATAATACGCGAGGATGGTATCCACCAGGGATAGGCAATGGCCGCGGTGGCGGAACCTTAAACCCGAACCCTAATTTCCAGAACAGGAACCCGCATTACTCGCAACAGCAGCCACCGTACCCTCAACGAACGGGACAGAATCAGCAGCCGCAGCAGTGGATGAGGCGAAACGCTAGTGCCTCCACCGTTCCTGATGAAATCGAAAATACTGTTCAGGCTGAGGCCATCGGTTCCAC TTCACGAGATTGGAAGGCTCAATTGATGATACCGCCACCTGATACCCGGTATAAGACTGAG GATGTAACTGCAACAAAAGGAAATGAGTTTGAAGATTACTTTCTGAAACGTGAACTGTTGATGGGAATATACGAGAAGGGGTTTGAGAGGCCTTCTCCCATCCAGGAAGAGAGTATCCCTATTGCTCTTACTGGTAGCGACATCCTTGCCCGGGCTAAAAATGGTACTGGGAAAACTGCTGCATTTTGCATTCCTGCATTGGAAAAAATTGATCCGGATAACAATGTCATTCAAG CTGTTATGTTAGTACCAACTAGAGAATTAGCACTTCAGACATCTCAAGTCTGTAAGGAACTCGGAAAGCACTTGGAAATTCAAGTGATGGTGACCACAGGAGGAACCAGTCTGAGGGATGATATCATGAGATTGTATCAACCTGTACATTTACTGGTTGGAACTCCCGGAAGGATAGTTGATCTGACCAAAAAAGGGATATGCATTTTGAAGGATTGTTTAATGCTTGTTATGGATGAG GCGGATAAGCTTTTATCTCCTGAGTTTCAACCTTCCATAGAGCAGCTGATAACTTTTCTTCCTCGGAATCGGCAAATTTTGATGTATTCAGCAACATTTCCAGTGACCGTCAAAGATTTTAAAGATAGATATTTACATAAACCTTATGTCATTAATTTAATGGACGAACTCACACTTAAAGGTATTACCCAGTATTATGCTTTCGTAGAAGAAAGACAGAAAGTTCATTGCCTGAATACACTTTTCTCTAAG CTGCAAATTAACCAGTCGATAATCTTTTGCAATTCCGTGAATCGAGTGGAGTTGCTAGCCAAGAAAATCACAGAATTGGGTTATTCTTGCTTCTATATTCATGCTAAGATGCTGCAAGATCATCGCAACAGGGTATTTCATGACTTCCGAAATGGTGCTTGCAGGAATCTTGTTTGCACTG ATTTATTTACGAGAGGAATAGACATACAAGCTGTCAACGTTGTCATCAATTTTGATTTTCCTAAGAATTCGGAAACTTATCTTCACAGG GTGGGTCGCTCGGGGAGATTTGGGCATCTCGGATTGGCTGTCAGTTTGATCACTTACGAAGACTGCTTCAAACT GTACAGGATTGAGCAGGAGCTTGGTacagaaataaaacaaattccTCCTTTTATTGATCAAGCTGTCTACTGTCAGTGA
- the LOC142556658 gene encoding LIM domain-containing protein WLIM2b-like gives MAYYGTTQKCKACDKTVHFVEMMSADGVAYHKTCFKCSHCNGRLAMSNYSAVDGNLYCKPHFEQLFRETGSFTSKKLVPPSGKQGETLDRTPSKVSSFFSGTQEKCAVCKKTVYPLEKVTVEGEFYHKSCFRCAHGGCFLTPSSYAALDGILYCKPHFAQLFKEKGSYTHLTKTTSLKKNALLPEQEQQPPHEEPTPEVAQE, from the exons ATGGCTTATTATGGGACGACTCAGAAATGCAAGGCGTGCGATAAAACTGTACATTTTGTTGAGATGATGTCTGCTGATGGAGTTGCTTATCATAAGACTTGCTTTAAATGCAGTCATTGCAATGGACGTCTTGCG ATGAGCAACTACTCAGCTGTGGATGGAAATTTATACTGCAAACCGCACTTTGAACAACTCTTCAGAGAAACTGGAAGCTTCACTTCTAAAAAGCTTGTTCCACCAT CTGGCAAGCAAGGAGAAACTCTG GACAGAACACCTAGTAAAGTATCATCTTTCTTCTCTGGCACACAAGAAAAATGTGCAGTGTGCAAGAAGACTGTTTACCCACTGGAGAAG GTAACAGTAGAGGGAGAATTCTACCACAAATCATGCTTCAGATGTGCTCATGGAGGCTGCTTCCTCACACCTTCATCCTACGCCGCTTTGGACGGGATCCTCTACTGCAAGCCCCACTTTGCCCAGCTCTTCAAGGAGAAGGGAAGCTACACTCATCTCACCAAGACTACTTCCCTCAAGAAAAATGCATTGCTTCCGGAACAGGAGCAGCAGCCTCCGCACGAGGAGCCTACGCCGGAGGTGGCTCAGGagtaa
- the LOC142556659 gene encoding endochitinase EP3-like — protein MLSLKAKRITFLSIFILFAVLGTHPGSVSGQNCGCATYKCCSRFGYCGTGDAYCGHGCRSGRCYSSPEDRNIDRKRVSSIVTDEFFDAILDQADEDCPGKGFYTRAAFLEALSSFPNFGTDGSADVSKREIAAFFAHVTHETGYMCHIEELNGPSKAAHGEYCDRQNTEYPCKRNKGYYGRGPVQLSWNFNYGAAGDSIGFDGLNDPDIVGRDRIISFKTGLWFWMNQCHLIITSGKGFGGTIRAINGPLECNGANPSTVRARVEYYREYCDKLGVDPGTNLSC, from the exons ATGCTCTCTCTAAAAGCAAAAAGGATCACCTTTTTatccatttttattttatttgcggTACTCGGAACTCATCCAGGATCAGTTTCAGGCCAGAACTGTGGCTGTGCAACATACAAATGCTGCAGCCGATTTGGCTATTGCGGCACCGGTGACGCATATTGTGGCCATGGCTGCAGAAGCGGCCGCTGCTACTCATCCCCAGAAGATCGCAACATCGACAGGAAAAGAGTTTCAAGCATTGTGACGGACGAATTCTTTGATGCAATACTCGATCAAGCGGACGAAGACTGCCCAGGGAAGGGATTCTACACTCGGGCTGCGTTTCTTGAAGCGCTTAGTTCATTTCCAAACTTCGGAACTGATGGCTCCGCGGACGTTTCAAAGAGGGAAATTGCAGCATTTTTTGCGCATGTCACACATGAGACAGGAT ATATGTGCCACATAGAAGAGTTAAACGGTCCATCAAAAGCAGCCCATGGTGAATATTGTGACAGACAAAACACGGAGTATCCATGCAAAAGGAACAAGGGCTACTACGGGCGAGGCCCCGTACAACTGTCATGGAACTTTAACTATGGGGCGGCGGGAGACAGCATAGGTTTCGATGGACTTAACGATCCAGATATCGTGGGCAGGGACCGAATTATATCGTTCAAGACGGGCCTTTGGTTTTGGATGAATCAATGTCACCTTATTATAACTTCGGGAAAGGGTTTTGGGGGGACGATTCGCGCCATCAACGGCCCTCTTGAATGCAACGGGGCGAATCCTAGCACGGTTAGAGCTCGCGTCGAGTATTATAGAGAATATTGTGATAAACTTGGAGTTGATCCTGGTACGAATCTTAGTTGCTAG